One window from the genome of Yarrowia lipolytica chromosome 1B, complete sequence encodes:
- a CDS encoding uncharacterized protein (Compare to YALI0B06985g, no similarity), with protein MSDQEIRQALLREANPASRLSHGHSLTRGSRDSGPRNRPNRHFLTRVVAGVDSHNGHLKRQERERATRKFEILDRFIKEELERDENRHTCDRDHRDRDYRDRDYRDRDYRDRDYRDRDYRDRDYRDRYTGSRDGSVSSTGSRTGRVTRFDMRPPPEKLKEIQPSTSSTHNVKFSSVVDKIVRHHKDQAEARNKIYALTSIYNQGHDQAAAGLSISGLSGAEQVGTGYDEDEDYDKQSVTKRRKKRRRADVNRDESDGADGDREDDTRPGRSRERSRERGYSERRSSERRSSESRRSRDRSRENNHRSRSPRY; from the coding sequence atgAGCGACCAAGAGATTCGACAGGCTCTCTTGAGAGAAGCCAACCCGGCCAGCCGGCTGAGCCATGGACATTCACTCACCCGGGGCTCCCGCGACAGTGGCCCCAGAAACCGACCCAACCGGCACTTTCTGACGCGGGTCGTGGCCGGCGTGGACTCGCACAACGGCCATTTGAAGCGTCAGGAGCGCGAGCGAGCCACCAGGAAGTTTGAGATCCTCGACCGGTTCATCAAAGAGGAGTTGGAGCGTGATGAGAACAGGCACACATGCGACAGAGATCACAGAGATAGAGActacagagacagagactACAGAGATAGAGACTACAGAGATAGAGACTACAGAGATAGAGACTACAGAGACCGGGACTACCGAGACAGATACACAGGTTCCAGGGACGGAAGTGTGTCGAGCACGGGCTCACGGACCGGTCGGGTGACTCGTTTCGATATGCGACCGCCTCCGGAAAAGTTGAAGGAGATCCAGCCCAGCACCTCTTCcacacacaatgtcaaGTTTTCTTCGGTGGTGGACAAGATTGTGCGCCACCACAAGGACCAGGCGGAAGCCCGCAACAAGATCTACGCCCTCACGTCAATCTACAACCAGGGCCACGACCAGGCGGCGGCAGGGTTGTCGATTTCCGGGCTTTCTGGAGCCGAACAGGTGGGAACGGGATacgacgaggatgaggacTACGATAAGCAGTCTGTGACCAAGCGAAGGAAGAAAAGGAGACGGGCTGACGTGAACCGAGACGAAAGTGATGGGGCGGATGGAGACAGAGAGGACGACACCCGGCCAGGGAGGAGCAGGGAGAGGTCTAGAGAAAGGGGGTACTCAGAGAGGAGGTCCTCAGAGAGGAGGTCCTCAGAGAGTAGGCGCAGTCGGGACAGGTCTCGCGAGAACAACCACAGATCCAGGTCGCCTCGATATTAA